One region of Flavobacterium sp. KACC 22763 genomic DNA includes:
- a CDS encoding FAD-binding and (Fe-S)-binding domain-containing protein — translation MSILKDLEQLASELEGTLLYDDLHKTLYSTDASVYRIRPNAVALPKSTADISKLIRFAAQHNISITPRTAGTSLAGQAVGDGLVVDVSKHFTKILGYNAEKKTVTVQPGVIRDELNLYLKPYGVFFAPITSTSNRAMIGGMVGNNSSGTTSIRYGVTRDKIAEVKAILSDGTEVAFGELTSAEFIEKTKGDSLENKIYKSVYDELSVKENQEEIIKEFPKPEIHRRNTGYAVDILLKSEIFGGTEPTINLGKLLCGSEGTLAFTTEITLKVDDLPPPHSIMVVAHYRTIQESLESVVVAMKHHLYTCEMIDDTILDCTKTNREHIKNRFFLVGEPKAIMLFEVASHTLEDAENQANALIADLEKHNFGYASVKLFGADIDKANELRKAGLGLLGSIVGDDKAADSIEDTAVELSDLPAYIAEFSAMMLRHGQEAIYYAHAGAGELHLRPVLNLKKTEDLKLFRTIATEVAHLVKKYRGSLSGEHGDGIVRGEFIPFMIGDKNYELLKRIKLAFDPNSVLNIGKIVNALKMDENHRVVSGRVEPDIKTFQDFSDSLGILRAAEKCNGSGDCRKMPSAGGAMCPSYRATRNEKETTRARANALREYLTYSEKENKFDQKELYEVFELCVSCKACASECPSNVDVATLKAEFLYQYQKANGFSTRNKIFANNAKLNKMGSKFPSITNFISNQSLVKKTMGIAPERQVPLLAKKTFRKWYQNNKPTATDFPNGRLYLFVDEFTNYYDVNIGIDAFELLTKLGYQVLVVDHEESGRTYLSKGFLEEAKKIADHNVSVFKDLVLGNSPLIGIEPSAILTFRDEYLRLADNKEAAEKLSQNVFTIEEFFKKEIIDGKITSDSFSEETKEIKIHGHCHQKSLSSVEATFAMLNLPKNNTVTIYNSGCCGMAGSFGYEKEHYQVSMQMGEDTLFPKVRNTAENVKIAAAGTSCRHQIYDGTKREAQHPVSILRNCLR, via the coding sequence ATGTCAATACTTAAGGATTTAGAGCAATTAGCTAGCGAACTCGAAGGCACACTTTTATACGATGATCTTCATAAAACACTTTATTCGACAGATGCATCGGTGTATCGGATTCGGCCAAATGCGGTGGCTTTGCCTAAATCTACAGCAGATATTAGTAAGTTAATTCGCTTTGCTGCACAGCATAATATTTCGATTACACCAAGAACTGCAGGAACTTCACTTGCAGGACAAGCAGTTGGTGACGGACTTGTGGTTGATGTTTCGAAACATTTTACCAAAATATTAGGTTACAATGCCGAGAAAAAAACGGTTACGGTTCAGCCTGGTGTTATTCGCGATGAATTGAACTTATATCTAAAACCTTACGGCGTATTTTTTGCTCCAATTACATCAACTTCAAACCGCGCGATGATTGGCGGAATGGTGGGAAATAACTCATCTGGAACCACTTCGATTCGTTATGGCGTTACACGCGATAAAATTGCGGAAGTTAAAGCGATTTTAAGCGATGGAACAGAAGTAGCTTTTGGCGAATTGACTTCGGCAGAATTTATCGAGAAAACCAAAGGTGATTCTTTAGAGAATAAAATCTATAAAAGCGTTTACGACGAACTTTCGGTAAAAGAAAATCAGGAAGAAATTATAAAGGAATTTCCAAAACCAGAAATTCACAGACGAAATACGGGTTATGCTGTTGATATTTTGCTAAAATCAGAAATCTTTGGCGGAACCGAACCAACTATAAATCTTGGAAAACTGCTTTGCGGAAGCGAAGGAACTTTGGCTTTTACAACCGAAATTACTTTAAAAGTTGACGATCTGCCACCACCTCACAGTATTATGGTTGTGGCGCATTATCGCACGATTCAGGAATCGTTAGAATCTGTTGTCGTGGCAATGAAACATCATTTGTACACTTGCGAAATGATTGACGATACGATTTTGGATTGTACCAAAACGAATCGTGAACATATTAAAAACCGTTTCTTTTTGGTTGGAGAACCGAAAGCGATTATGCTGTTTGAAGTGGCTTCACATACTTTAGAAGATGCCGAAAATCAAGCGAATGCTTTAATTGCCGATTTGGAGAAACACAATTTTGGATATGCTAGCGTTAAATTATTTGGAGCTGATATTGACAAAGCCAATGAACTTAGAAAAGCAGGTCTCGGACTTTTAGGAAGTATTGTAGGCGACGATAAAGCTGCCGATTCTATTGAAGATACAGCGGTAGAATTAAGCGATTTACCAGCTTATATTGCTGAGTTTTCGGCGATGATGTTGCGTCACGGACAGGAAGCGATTTATTATGCGCATGCCGGTGCGGGAGAATTGCATTTGCGTCCCGTTTTGAATCTGAAGAAAACGGAAGATCTAAAATTATTTAGAACCATTGCGACCGAAGTAGCGCATTTGGTAAAAAAATATAGAGGTTCGCTAAGCGGTGAACACGGCGACGGAATTGTGCGCGGTGAGTTTATCCCGTTTATGATTGGCGATAAGAATTACGAATTGTTGAAAAGAATCAAATTGGCGTTTGACCCGAATTCGGTTTTAAATATTGGGAAGATTGTCAATGCCTTGAAAATGGACGAAAATCATCGTGTAGTTTCAGGAAGAGTAGAACCAGATATTAAAACGTTTCAGGATTTCTCAGACAGTTTAGGAATTTTGCGCGCAGCCGAAAAATGTAACGGTTCTGGCGATTGTAGAAAAATGCCATCGGCAGGCGGAGCGATGTGTCCGAGTTATCGTGCGACCAGAAATGAGAAAGAAACGACTCGTGCACGTGCAAATGCTTTACGCGAATATTTAACGTATTCTGAAAAAGAAAACAAATTTGACCAGAAAGAATTATATGAAGTTTTTGAGTTGTGTGTAAGCTGTAAAGCTTGCGCGAGCGAATGTCCGAGTAATGTTGACGTTGCCACTCTAAAAGCCGAATTTTTGTATCAATATCAAAAAGCAAACGGTTTCTCGACTAGAAATAAGATTTTTGCCAACAACGCAAAATTGAACAAAATGGGAAGCAAATTCCCGTCGATTACGAATTTTATTTCGAATCAGTCATTGGTAAAAAAAACAATGGGAATTGCGCCAGAAAGACAAGTTCCGCTTTTGGCGAAAAAGACTTTTAGAAAATGGTATCAAAACAATAAACCTACAGCAACTGATTTTCCTAATGGAAGATTGTATTTGTTTGTAGATGAATTCACGAATTATTATGATGTAAATATCGGAATCGATGCTTTCGAATTATTGACGAAATTAGGCTATCAGGTTTTGGTTGTGGATCATGAAGAAAGCGGAAGAACCTATCTTTCAAAAGGATTTTTGGAGGAGGCGAAGAAAATTGCCGATCATAATGTAAGTGTTTTTAAAGATTTGGTTTTAGGAAACTCACCTTTAATAGGAATTGAACCTTCGGCGATTTTAACTTTTAGAGATGAATATCTTCGTTTAGCCGATAATAAAGAAGCGGCTGAAAAGTTATCTCAAAATGTTTTTACGATTGAAGAATTCTTCAAAAAAGAAATCATAGACGGAAAAATAACTTCAGATTCATTCTCAGAAGAAACCAAAGAAATTAAAATTCACGGACATTGTCACCAGAAATCTTTGAGTTCGGTTGAAGCGACTTTTGCCATGCTGAATCTTCCTAAAAATAATACCGTTACGATTTATAATTCGGGTTGCTGTGGTATGGCAGGTTCTTTTGGTTATGAGAAAGAACATTATCAAGTAAGTATGCAAATGGGAGAGGACACGCTTTTTCCAAAAGTACGCAACACTGCTGAAAATGTAAAAATAGCTGCTGCAGGAACAAGCTGTCGTCATCAAATTTATGATGGAACAAAACGTGAGGCACAACATCCAGTTAGTATTTTGAGAAACTGTTTGCGTTGA
- a CDS encoding aminotransferase class I/II-fold pyridoxal phosphate-dependent enzyme: MKNFNPADKIQDLQYFGEFGGVNPSISDSSTYTFLSAKTMFDTFEGNVEGCYLYSRHSSPSNLYLDQALAAMEGTETANVSASGMGAITPTLLQLCGAGDHIVSSRTIYGGTYAFLKNFTPRFGIETSFVDITKLNAVEAAITPKTKVLYCETVSNPLLEVANIAGLAEIAKKHNLKLVVDNTFSPLSVSPAKLGADIVIHSLTKYINGSSDTVGGVTCASKEFINSLKNVNSGASMLLGPTMDSLRSASVMKNLRTLHIRIKQHSHNAHYLADQFEKDGLKTVYPGLKSHPSHELYKTMINPEYGFGGMLTIDVGSLEKANELMELMQERNLGYLAVSLGFYKTLFSAPGTSTSSEIPLEEQKEMGLTDGLIRFSIGLDNDIQRTYEMMKACMKELGILKKETSLY, encoded by the coding sequence ATGAAAAACTTCAACCCAGCAGATAAAATTCAGGATTTGCAATATTTTGGGGAATTTGGCGGTGTAAATCCGTCGATTTCCGATTCTTCTACTTATACTTTTCTTTCGGCGAAAACCATGTTTGATACTTTTGAAGGCAACGTGGAAGGCTGTTATTTATATTCGCGTCATTCATCTCCAAGCAATTTATATTTAGATCAAGCTTTGGCGGCGATGGAAGGAACGGAAACAGCAAACGTTTCGGCTTCGGGAATGGGAGCGATTACGCCTACTCTTTTGCAATTGTGCGGTGCGGGCGATCATATCGTTTCGAGCCGAACTATTTATGGTGGAACTTACGCTTTCTTGAAAAACTTTACACCGAGATTCGGAATTGAAACAAGCTTTGTTGATATCACAAAATTGAATGCTGTTGAAGCTGCGATTACTCCTAAAACTAAAGTATTGTATTGCGAAACTGTTAGCAATCCACTTTTGGAAGTTGCCAATATTGCTGGCTTGGCAGAAATTGCTAAAAAGCATAATTTGAAATTAGTAGTTGATAATACATTTTCACCTTTATCTGTTTCTCCAGCAAAATTAGGCGCTGATATTGTGATTCATAGTTTGACAAAATACATTAACGGAAGTAGCGATACGGTTGGCGGTGTAACTTGTGCTTCTAAAGAATTTATCAATTCTCTGAAAAATGTAAATTCTGGAGCAAGCATGCTTTTAGGTCCAACAATGGATAGTTTGCGTTCGGCAAGTGTGATGAAAAACCTACGTACACTTCATATCAGAATTAAACAGCACAGCCATAATGCACATTATTTGGCGGATCAGTTTGAAAAAGACGGTTTAAAAACGGTTTATCCGGGATTGAAGAGCCATCCGAGCCATGAATTATATAAAACGATGATTAATCCAGAGTATGGTTTTGGCGGAATGCTGACAATTGACGTAGGCTCTTTGGAAAAAGCCAATGAGCTAATGGAATTAATGCAAGAACGAAACTTAGGATATCTAGCAGTAAGCTTAGGTTTTTATAAAACATTATTCAGCGCGCCTGGAACTTCGACTTCTAGTGAAATTCCGTTAGAAGAGCAAAAAGAAATGGGATTAACAGATGGATTGATTCGTTTCTCTATTGGATTGGACAATGATATCCAACGTACTTATGAAATGATGAAGGCTTGTATGAAAGAGCTTGGAATCTTAAAAAAAGAAACATCACTCTATTAA
- a CDS encoding DUF695 domain-containing protein, giving the protein MSFLDKILGKKEAPIQSYNDFWNWFSGNEKAFFKTVQSGENIHQGFFDKLAPKLDEIHEGIYFLTGMYDDQTAELVLTPDGAIRNIYAIEELVANAPKIDGWKFTALKPASDINNIGITYQDFEFSKENLKFYPRIHEGYPDEIDLVIVYDHFVEEKKSNIANGVYIFLDNYLGELHSVTLIDNLVVTGPENVSEELIPIEKLKDYLIWREKEFVEKYEGTRHHTENDSYANFEGKKQDGSIVLALINTTIIEWDKKASHPWVFILGIPFDDCDNGGLPDEKTYKLLEEIEEEIIYSLPDSEGYLNIGRETANNKREIFFACKDFRKPAKIADELIKKYNGVFEISYELYKDKYWQSFRHFEPR; this is encoded by the coding sequence ATGAGTTTTCTAGATAAAATATTGGGCAAAAAAGAAGCGCCAATACAATCTTATAATGATTTCTGGAATTGGTTTTCAGGAAATGAAAAAGCGTTTTTTAAAACCGTTCAAAGCGGAGAAAATATACACCAAGGTTTTTTTGATAAACTAGCTCCAAAACTGGATGAGATTCATGAAGGAATTTATTTCCTTACAGGAATGTATGACGATCAGACAGCCGAATTAGTTTTAACGCCAGACGGGGCAATTAGAAACATTTACGCAATTGAAGAATTAGTTGCCAATGCTCCTAAAATTGACGGTTGGAAATTTACAGCTCTAAAGCCAGCTTCAGATATCAACAATATAGGTATTACGTATCAGGATTTTGAGTTCAGTAAAGAAAACCTGAAATTTTATCCTCGCATTCATGAGGGGTATCCAGACGAAATAGATCTGGTAATTGTTTATGATCACTTTGTTGAAGAGAAAAAGTCTAATATAGCTAACGGAGTGTATATTTTTCTAGATAATTATTTGGGAGAACTGCATTCTGTAACTTTAATTGATAATTTGGTTGTTACAGGTCCAGAAAATGTTTCTGAAGAATTAATTCCGATAGAAAAATTAAAAGATTATTTAATTTGGAGAGAGAAAGAATTTGTTGAGAAATACGAAGGGACACGACATCATACAGAGAATGACAGTTATGCCAATTTTGAAGGTAAAAAGCAAGATGGTTCAATAGTTTTGGCTTTGATCAATACCACAATTATTGAGTGGGATAAAAAAGCGTCTCATCCTTGGGTTTTTATACTAGGAATTCCTTTTGATGATTGCGATAATGGCGGATTGCCAGATGAAAAGACATACAAGCTTTTAGAGGAAATCGAAGAAGAAATCATCTATAGTTTACCAGATTCTGAAGGTTATTTAAATATCGGAAGAGAAACGGCAAACAATAAAAGAGAAATCTTTTTTGCTTGCAAGGACTTTAGAAAACCTGCCAAAATTGCTGACGAGTTAATTAAAAAATACAATGGTGTTTTTGAAATAAGCTACGAACTTTATAAAGATAAATACTGGCAGTCGTTTAGACATTTTGAGCCGAGATAA
- a CDS encoding amino acid permease: MAFSSLFRKKTVQDILKQVAQNETDGHNALGKHLTTRDLTAFGIAAIVGAGIFSTIGKASADGGPAVIFLFLFTALACSFAAFAYAEFASMVPVSGSAYTYSYVAFGELIAWIIGWALIMEYAVGNITVAISWSDYFTGLLQSGGIHLPQWIQMDYLTASNGFKDAEALMRGGKSFENLSVALQQAHTAWTTAPTIGSFHFVTDIPALFIIILITALVYRGMKESRNASNLMVVVKLCVVLLVIAVGVFYVDTANWDPFAPNGVSGVLKGVSAVFFAYIGFDAISTTAEECKNPQRDLPRGMMWAIIICTLLYIAIALVLTGMVQYHELNVGDPLAFVFDKLDLKWMSGIIAVSAVVAMASVLLVFQMGQPRIWMSMSRDGLLPKKFSTVHPKFKTPSFATIVTGFVVAIPALFLNLTMVTDLCSIGTLFAFVLVCAGVLVLQNKPEIPRGKFKTPYINSKYILPVLMIAGLYYAFAFNNKATMAFINNDPQIYDATSIVTSLDKSESEQVFKYLESIEVNNKTAETSDLEHLLGQYQDDEAKYVEVVKGLPIADSAKYESGFSLFKHKIPMWIFLFVLVGLAVWAFRKNLSLIPLLGLICCLYMMAELSVWNWIYFTVWLLIGLLIYFGYSRKNSKLNLEKL, from the coding sequence ATGGCATTTTCAAGTTTATTCCGAAAGAAAACAGTACAGGATATTCTGAAGCAGGTTGCACAGAACGAAACAGACGGTCATAATGCCTTAGGGAAACATTTGACAACTAGGGATTTAACGGCTTTTGGAATAGCGGCGATTGTTGGAGCGGGAATTTTTAGCACCATCGGAAAAGCCAGTGCAGATGGTGGTCCAGCTGTAATTTTCTTATTCTTATTTACTGCTTTGGCGTGTAGTTTTGCTGCTTTTGCTTACGCAGAATTTGCTTCTATGGTTCCAGTTTCAGGAAGTGCATACACGTACTCTTATGTAGCTTTTGGAGAATTAATTGCCTGGATTATCGGTTGGGCTTTAATCATGGAATATGCCGTTGGAAATATAACCGTTGCCATATCGTGGAGTGACTATTTTACGGGACTTCTCCAGAGTGGCGGAATTCATTTGCCGCAATGGATCCAGATGGATTACTTAACTGCTTCAAACGGATTTAAAGATGCAGAAGCTTTAATGAGAGGCGGAAAATCATTTGAAAATTTAAGTGTTGCTTTACAACAAGCACATACCGCTTGGACAACAGCGCCAACAATAGGATCTTTCCATTTTGTGACCGATATACCAGCTTTATTCATTATTATTTTGATTACAGCATTGGTTTATAGAGGAATGAAAGAATCTCGTAATGCGAGCAACTTAATGGTTGTGGTAAAACTTTGTGTGGTTCTTTTAGTAATTGCAGTTGGGGTTTTTTATGTAGATACAGCAAACTGGGATCCGTTTGCACCAAACGGTGTTAGTGGTGTTTTAAAAGGAGTTTCGGCTGTATTCTTTGCTTATATTGGTTTTGATGCTATTTCAACAACTGCTGAAGAATGTAAAAATCCTCAGAGAGATTTACCGCGTGGCATGATGTGGGCCATTATTATTTGTACACTTTTATACATTGCTATTGCGTTAGTTTTAACAGGAATGGTACAGTATCATGAATTAAATGTGGGTGATCCTCTTGCATTTGTATTCGATAAATTAGACTTGAAATGGATGTCGGGAATCATTGCTGTTAGTGCAGTAGTGGCGATGGCAAGTGTTTTATTGGTTTTTCAAATGGGACAGCCTCGTATCTGGATGAGTATGAGCCGTGACGGATTACTTCCAAAGAAATTCTCTACTGTTCACCCAAAATTCAAAACACCTTCTTTCGCTACAATTGTAACAGGATTTGTTGTAGCAATTCCAGCACTATTCTTAAATCTTACAATGGTGACCGATTTATGCAGTATCGGAACTTTATTCGCTTTTGTTTTAGTTTGCGCAGGAGTTTTAGTATTGCAAAACAAACCAGAAATTCCGAGAGGGAAATTCAAAACACCTTATATCAATTCAAAATATATTCTGCCAGTTTTAATGATTGCGGGCTTGTATTATGCTTTTGCTTTCAACAATAAAGCGACAATGGCGTTTATTAATAATGATCCACAGATTTACGATGCAACTTCAATTGTTACTTCTTTAGATAAATCAGAATCAGAGCAGGTTTTTAAATACCTAGAAAGTATAGAAGTAAACAATAAAACTGCTGAAACATCAGATTTAGAACATTTATTAGGACAATATCAAGATGATGAAGCCAAATATGTTGAGGTGGTAAAAGGCCTTCCAATTGCTGATTCTGCAAAATATGAATCAGGATTTAGCTTATTCAAACACAAAATTCCGATGTGGATATTCTTGTTTGTTTTAGTTGGATTAGCTGTTTGGGCTTTTAGAAAAAATCTGTCTTTAATTCCGCTTTTAGGATTAATTTGCTGTCTGTATATGATGGCCGAATTAAGTGTTTGGAACTGGATTTATTTTACAGTTTGGTTACTAATCGGATTACTGATTTATTTTGGCTACAGCCGAAAAAATAGTAAACTTAATTTGGAGAAGTTATAA
- a CDS encoding starch-binding protein codes for MKKNLLLFYALCIPFAFMQAQVHTSYLWHLHQPTYWGDLSKKNPNRYQIVKESQDLKVSGANNDKNGLAHPTNNLEEIFGAGDRVAAYQFAPKNAINSIRDLSKAGAQITYGGSLMENVNELAQANQWGYSNSWTQNIKDAKAWKTSGGFSRMEVVSFTMHHALSPLLSDEALKKEIKAHQYYSAQLFGTHDSKGYWPAECAFSERIIKTLAECGIEWSVIANSHLSRTLADYPIKYGSGGSMCDLPNKADQVETLGGTWFSAQKDARGGQFAVPYSYLPYKAKYVDPETAQEYKITVVPMADYESYEDGYAAIGTSLIAPIVAKASTSPRPPLVLFAHDGDNAWGGGSSYYNESVTGFSHASSANGNIATTIPQYLYDNPVPESAVVHVEDGAWVNADGDFGHPQFTNWLWPFFDPVTKKFNPNGWTEDMMNQAITTAGENHAIMAEQLEGNNLRMSEIVNPTSAVSPAEKAWHFLMAGYDSGNAYYGLAEDLEIKTTLAVNRCVQFAKPTLDAHPGVDATKPSVFIPQRWPYNPGEKGYGAPYAYKDFLNSADFTVYTFAYDVSGIERAELKYRIDVDGKNNLNSNQNETYAGGSEVGSWITLPMAERVFPKGNVTNNPQADLYMLPDVIANQYSAEIAGISEKLLDYYVEVTDKKGNTTKSKIQHVWVGKNLDVAPKIAFTPDAGNSTTAIDVTITATDSTDPKPKLYYTIDGSTPTTASTVVESTKTINITQTTTIKAFAVDKDGNQSDIVTKTYTIGALPEFTVYFKKPSNWNSAVKIYYWSPTGTAPAVTYPGVAMTQDCGDWYKYTFPSTVSASNLLFNDGSLKTGDLSSTSGIKFYDNGWLSAEPANRCPSVAPDFTFSQAGGNFTTGTTLNLTLTANESTSVIYYTLDGTNPTTASASAVGSKAITITSTTTLKAFVKNAAGVSSAIKTETYTFSTPAAFTVYFKKPFNWGSSVKIYYWSPTGTAPVVTYPGVAMTQDCGDWYKYTFPSTVSASNLLFNDGNLKTGDLSTTAGIKYYDSGWLSAEPANRCPVIAPDFTNSKPGGTFATGTTVNVVLTANETSSTLYYTLDGTTPTTSSASAIGSKSFAFTANTTLKAFVVNTSGVSSAVKTETYTFTAVPTLTVYFKPPTTWTTAPKVYYWNAVPSGSVANATWPGVTMTADTNGFYKYTITGPTSINLIFNNGSSGSANQTADLLSKTDGYSYTWGASTAKTAINVATKEEAQETYAVRLYPNPVDQTLLVNSTVAISNYTIISAQGSIVQEGKSNTSSIDVSRLSSGLYFITIRLENGAETMQKIVKK; via the coding sequence ATGAAAAAAAACCTACTCTTGTTTTATGCCTTGTGCATTCCCTTTGCTTTTATGCAAGCACAAGTGCATACTTCTTACTTATGGCATCTGCATCAACCGACTTATTGGGGTGATCTAAGTAAGAAAAATCCAAATCGATATCAAATCGTAAAAGAATCTCAAGATTTGAAAGTCTCGGGTGCCAATAACGACAAAAACGGATTGGCTCACCCAACAAACAATCTTGAAGAAATTTTTGGAGCAGGCGATCGGGTTGCCGCTTATCAATTTGCTCCAAAAAATGCTATTAATTCTATTCGTGATTTAAGCAAAGCTGGAGCACAAATAACCTATGGTGGCTCTTTGATGGAAAACGTTAATGAATTGGCACAAGCAAATCAATGGGGCTATTCGAATTCTTGGACACAGAATATCAAAGACGCAAAAGCTTGGAAAACTTCTGGCGGATTTTCTCGAATGGAGGTAGTTTCTTTTACAATGCATCATGCGCTTTCTCCTTTGTTAAGCGATGAGGCTTTGAAGAAAGAAATAAAAGCGCATCAATATTATAGCGCTCAATTATTTGGAACTCATGATTCTAAAGGATATTGGCCTGCTGAATGTGCTTTTTCTGAAAGAATTATAAAAACTTTAGCTGAATGTGGTATTGAATGGTCTGTAATTGCCAACAGCCATTTATCAAGAACTTTGGCCGACTACCCTATAAAATATGGCTCTGGCGGAAGCATGTGTGATCTTCCAAACAAAGCAGATCAAGTAGAAACTCTTGGAGGAACTTGGTTCTCTGCTCAAAAAGATGCCCGTGGCGGACAGTTTGCCGTACCTTATTCTTATCTTCCTTATAAAGCCAAATACGTTGATCCTGAAACTGCTCAAGAATATAAAATCACTGTAGTTCCAATGGCTGATTACGAAAGTTACGAAGATGGATATGCTGCAATAGGCACTTCATTAATTGCTCCAATTGTGGCAAAAGCATCGACTTCGCCAAGACCACCATTGGTATTATTTGCTCATGATGGCGATAATGCTTGGGGCGGCGGATCGTCTTATTACAACGAATCGGTGACGGGATTTTCTCATGCATCATCTGCTAATGGAAACATTGCAACTACAATTCCACAATATTTATATGATAATCCTGTTCCAGAATCGGCGGTTGTACACGTTGAAGATGGCGCATGGGTAAACGCAGATGGAGATTTTGGACATCCGCAGTTCACCAATTGGCTTTGGCCTTTCTTTGATCCGGTTACCAAAAAATTCAATCCAAATGGCTGGACTGAAGATATGATGAATCAAGCGATAACAACTGCAGGAGAAAATCATGCAATTATGGCTGAGCAATTGGAAGGCAATAACCTAAGAATGAGCGAAATTGTAAACCCAACTTCTGCAGTAAGCCCTGCTGAAAAAGCATGGCACTTTTTAATGGCTGGCTATGACAGTGGAAATGCTTATTATGGGCTAGCTGAAGATTTAGAAATAAAAACCACTCTTGCTGTTAATAGATGCGTGCAATTTGCAAAACCTACTTTAGATGCGCATCCAGGAGTTGATGCAACAAAACCATCTGTTTTTATTCCGCAGCGCTGGCCTTATAATCCTGGTGAAAAAGGATATGGAGCGCCTTATGCGTATAAAGATTTCTTAAACTCTGCCGATTTTACCGTATATACTTTTGCTTATGATGTGAGCGGAATTGAAAGGGCAGAATTAAAATATAGAATTGATGTTGACGGAAAAAACAATCTGAATTCCAATCAAAATGAAACTTATGCTGGCGGAAGCGAAGTAGGTAGCTGGATAACGTTGCCTATGGCTGAAAGAGTTTTCCCGAAAGGAAATGTTACCAATAATCCGCAAGCCGATTTATACATGCTTCCAGATGTAATTGCAAATCAATACTCCGCTGAAATTGCTGGAATATCAGAAAAATTATTAGACTATTATGTCGAAGTGACCGATAAAAAAGGAAATACCACTAAATCTAAAATTCAACACGTTTGGGTGGGGAAAAACCTTGATGTTGCTCCTAAAATTGCTTTTACACCAGATGCTGGAAATTCGACCACAGCCATAGATGTAACTATTACAGCAACAGACAGCACAGATCCAAAACCAAAATTATATTACACTATTGACGGTTCTACTCCAACGACAGCTTCGACAGTTGTGGAGTCGACAAAAACAATCAACATTACGCAAACTACAACAATTAAAGCTTTTGCAGTAGATAAAGACGGCAATCAATCTGATATTGTCACCAAAACGTATACGATTGGAGCACTTCCAGAATTTACTGTTTATTTTAAAAAACCATCTAACTGGAACTCTGCCGTAAAAATTTATTATTGGTCACCAACGGGAACAGCTCCTGCGGTAACTTATCCTGGAGTTGCAATGACTCAAGATTGCGGAGATTGGTATAAATATACGTTCCCGTCGACAGTAAGCGCTTCAAATTTATTGTTTAATGATGGTTCTCTAAAAACAGGCGATTTAAGTTCGACTAGTGGAATCAAATTTTATGATAACGGTTGGTTAAGTGCTGAACCAGCAAACAGATGTCCTTCTGTTGCGCCAGATTTCACATTCTCGCAAGCGGGTGGAAATTTCACTACAGGGACCACTTTAAATCTAACGCTAACAGCAAACGAAAGCACTTCTGTAATTTATTATACTCTTGATGGAACAAATCCTACTACAGCTTCTGCTTCTGCAGTGGGTTCAAAAGCAATTACAATAACTAGCACAACGACACTCAAAGCTTTTGTTAAGAATGCTGCGGGAGTTAGTTCTGCCATAAAAACAGAAACCTATACTTTTAGTACTCCTGCTGCTTTTACGGTTTATTTTAAGAAACCATTCAATTGGGGTTCTTCAGTTAAAATTTACTATTGGTCGCCAACAGGAACTGCTCCTGTAGTAACTTATCCAGGAGTTGCAATGACGCAAGATTGTGGAGATTGGTATAAATATACTTTTCCGTCAACAGTAAGTGCTTCAAATTTATTGTTTAATGATGGAAACCTAAAAACAGGAGATTTAAGCACTACAGCAGGAATTAAATATTACGATTCTGGCTGGCTAAGTGCAGAACCTGCAAACAGATGTCCTGTTATTGCTCCAGATTTTACCAATTCTAAACCAGGAGGAACATTTGCAACCGGAACGACTGTCAATGTTGTTTTAACCGCAAACGAAACGTCTTCTACTCTATATTATACTTTAGACGGTACAACTCCTACTACAAGCTCTGCATCGGCAATTGGCAGTAAATCTTTTGCTTTTACTGCTAATACAACTTTAAAAGCTTTTGTTGTCAATACATCTGGAGTTTCATCAGCTGTAAAAACAGAAACTTACACTTTTACTGCAGTTCCAACACTTACAGTATATTTTAAACCTCCAACAACTTGGACTACTGCTCCAAAAGTATATTATTGGAATGCTGTCCCATCAGGAAGTGTGGCTAATGCTACTTGGCCAGGTGTAACAATGACAGCTGATACAAACGGTTTTTATAAATACACCATCACTGGACCAACATCAATCAATCTTATTTTCAACAATGGTTCTAGCGGTTCTGCAAATCAAACTGCCGATTTATTAAGTAAAACTGATGGTTACTCGTACACATGGGGAGCAAGTACGGCAAAAACGGCAATTAATGTAGCTACTAAAGAAGAAGCGCAGGAAACCTATGCTGTTCGTTTATACCCTAATCCGGTAGATCAGACACTTCTTGTAAATTCAACTGTTGCAATAAGCAATTACACTATTATTTCTGCACAAGGAAGTATTGTTCAGGAAGGAAAATCGAATACAAGCAGTATTGATGTAAGCCGTTTAAGCTCTGGATTGTATTTTATTACCATCCGTTTAGAAAATGGCGCAGAAACAATGCAAAAGATTGTAAAAAAATAA